TCCTACACCACGGCAGTCGGATCCGGCAGCACTCTCACCCTGTCCGGCGCCACCAGCGCCATCACTTCCCTCGGCGGATCCGTTACGGTGGTTGGCAACTTGGGGTTCGGCTTGCCGACACTCGCCAGCCTTGCCGGCTATCGCTGGATCGCCTTTCCGCCCGGCGAGGAAGTCCCCACCGAATGGACCGACATTCACGCGACAATCACGCTGGATTCCGGGGGCGTCGCCGGCACGCTCACGCTGGCGAGCGGCACCCGGCTCGTGCAGGCGGCCGCGGAATACGCGCTTCCACCGAACACGACGGAAATTCCCGGGGACACGACACTCGACCTCGGGACTCTGGCCAGCGGAACGTTCTCGATCGCCACACCGACACCGACGCCCAGCGAGTAGTCTCTACTCGCCGCGATAGCTGCAGCGGGCGCGAGGGGTTTCGTGGATCACGATCTCGGCGAGGCCGGGAAGTTGCGGAGCGAGGATCTTCCAGAACCAGCCGGCCATCAGCTCGATGGTCGGATTTTCCAAGCCGGGAATTTCGTTGAGGTAGGCGTGATCGAGCTGCTCGACGAGCGGATCCATCGCCCGGGAAATCTGCGAGTGGTCATAAATCCAGCCGGTCTCGGGGTTCACCTCGCCCTCGACGCTGATCTCGACCAGAAAGCTATGCCCATGCATCCGCGCGCATTTGTGCCCGGGCGGCAGCTTGGGCAGCGTCTGGGCGGATTCGAAACGGAAGTCTTTGGTCAGGCGAGCTCTCACGGGGCGAAGCTAGATTCCAAAACTCAAAATCGAAAATCCAAAATGCTCACACGCCCTTGGTTTTGGGATCCCAGATGAATTTGTGCATCTGGAGCTGGAAGCGAGCCGGCAGCTTGTCCTCGAGCATCCAGGCGACAATGTCCTGAGGGTTGATCTTTCCAAAGACCGGGCTCAGCAACACGGCGCCGACGCGATTGCCGAGCTCGTGCACCGCGATCTGCTCGCGGGCCCACTCGTAATCCTCGCGGGAGCCGAGCACGAACTTCACCTCGTCGCCGCGATTCAGGTGCGGGATATTTTCGAAGCGGTTGCGCGCGCACTCGCCGCTCGACGGCGTCTTGAGGTCCATGATGCGATGGACGCGCGGATCGATCTTCGAGATATCGTGCGCGCCGCTGGTCTCGATGAGCACGGTGCGGCCGGCATCGCAAAGCCGCGCCATGAGCGGCAGGACGTTTTTTTGCAGCAGCGGCTCGCCGCCGGTGATCTCGACGAGCGGGCAGTGGATCGCCAGCACCTCGGCCAGCACGTTGTCGATCGCGCGCCTGGTTCCCTTGTAAAAGGCATACTCGGTATCGCAGTAGCTGCAGCGGAGGTCGCAGAAGGTGAGCCGCACGAAAACGCACGGCAGCCCGGCCCAGGTGCTCTCGCCCTGGACCGAAGTGTAGATTTCATTGACGGTGAGATTCCTGCCCGCGGGCCGGGCCGGCTCGTCGGTAGTGATCTCGGGTCCGTCCGCAGTGGCGACTTCCGACATCCCGCGAAGTTAGCAGCGGACCGCGGCGATGAAAACAGGCATTGTCGCCGCGCCGTCCGCTTCTAGAATGTCCTCCCGCTTCGCATTCGCCGGCGGCCCATTCGAGATCCGACCGATGAACCTCAAAGATACGCAAAGCGAGCCCGACGACCGCCAGATCGCCATCGACCGCGTCGGCGTGAAGGCGCTGCGTTACCCGATCCAGATTCGCGACAAGCAGCGCGCCACCCAGAGCACCGTCGCCACCGCGCAGCTCACCGTCGACCTGCCGCACCACCACAAGGGCACGCACATGAGCCGGTTCGTCGAGGTGCTCAATTCCCACGGCCCCGTGCTGCACGTGGACAACATCCGCGACATCCTCGAGCAGCTCACGCAACGACTGGATTCCCAATGCGCGCACGTCGAGTTCGAGTTCCCGTTCTTTCTCGAAAAACGGGCGCCTATCACCCAGGCGATCGGCCTCATCGACTACACCGCTCGCTTCAGCGCCACGCTGGAACGTGGCACGCTCGACTTCGTGCTGACGGTCATCGTGCCGGTCACCACGCTCTGCCCGTGCTCGAAGGCGATCAGCATCCATGGCGCCCACAATCAGCGCGGCCAGGTCACCCTCGCGGTGCGGTTCGGCAAGCCAATCTGGATCGAGGACCTCATCCGCCTCGTCGAGGACAGCGCCAGCAGCGAGCTCTACAGCCTGCTCAAGCGCCCGGACGAGAAGGCCGTGACCGAACGCGCCTACGAAAATCCCGTCTTCGTCGAAGATCTCGTCCGCAACGTCGCCCAGCGCTGCGACGAGGATGCGAACATCCTCTGGTATCGGGTCGAGGCCGAGAATTTCGAATCGATCCACAATCACAACGCCTACGCATTGATCGAAAAGCACCCCGGATAGGCCCGATTTCCCGGGCGACGGAAAAACAGGGGGCATTTCGCATTTGCAAGAAGCGGGACTTTCCGCATTCTGGCCGCCGATGGGAAAATCTGCCGGGAAGCAAGCGCCACCTCACCACCGTCGCCGGGAAGACCTCGCCGTCGCCCACCACACCCACGAACACGGCGACTACCAGCTCCGTTACGGACACCCCCTTCCCTTTGGCGTCAGTCTTGTGCCGGGCGGCATCAATTTCTCGATCTACTCCGGCCACGCCACCGAGTGCACCCTGGTGCTTTTCGAGAAAGGCAGCTCGGAGCCCTTTATCGAGATCCCCTTCCCGTCGGAATTCCGGATCGGTCACGTCTGGGCAATGATCGTCTATGATCTGGACGAGACGTTGCTCGAATACGGCTACCGTTTTGGCGGCCCCTACGAAAAGAAGCTCGGCCATCGTTTCGACCCTTCCTACATCCTGCTCGATCCCTTTGCGCGGGCCATTGGCGGCCGCGACGTCTGGATGCAGAAGACCAACCACGGCGGCATTTTCCCGCTGCGCGCGCAGGTCTGCGACGAGGTGTTCGACTGGGGCCACGACCGGCCGCTTCGCGTGCCGGCCGCCGACCTCGTGATCTACGAGATGCACGTGCGGGGCTTCACCCGGCACGACAGCTCCGGCGTAAAGAATCCGGGAACATTCGACGGCATCCGCGAGAAGATTCCCTACCTGAAATCGATCGGCGTGAATTGCATCGAGCTGATGCCGATCTTCGAGTTCGACGAATGCGAGAACACCCGCACGAATCCGACCACCGGCGAGACGCTCTGCAATTACTGGGGCTACAGCACGGTCGGGTTCAACGCCCCGAAGGCCGGCTACGCCGCCAGCGGCGCCCAGGGCGGCCAGGCCGAC
The window above is part of the Chthoniobacterales bacterium genome. Proteins encoded here:
- the queD gene encoding 6-carboxytetrahydropterin synthase QueD codes for the protein MRARLTKDFRFESAQTLPKLPPGHKCARMHGHSFLVEISVEGEVNPETGWIYDHSQISRAMDPLVEQLDHAYLNEIPGLENPTIELMAGWFWKILAPQLPGLAEIVIHETPRARCSYRGE
- a CDS encoding radical SAM protein, translating into MSEVATADGPEITTDEPARPAGRNLTVNEIYTSVQGESTWAGLPCVFVRLTFCDLRCSYCDTEYAFYKGTRRAIDNVLAEVLAIHCPLVEITGGEPLLQKNVLPLMARLCDAGRTVLIETSGAHDISKIDPRVHRIMDLKTPSSGECARNRFENIPHLNRGDEVKFVLGSREDYEWAREQIAVHELGNRVGAVLLSPVFGKINPQDIVAWMLEDKLPARFQLQMHKFIWDPKTKGV
- the folE2 gene encoding GTP cyclohydrolase FolE2 codes for the protein MNLKDTQSEPDDRQIAIDRVGVKALRYPIQIRDKQRATQSTVATAQLTVDLPHHHKGTHMSRFVEVLNSHGPVLHVDNIRDILEQLTQRLDSQCAHVEFEFPFFLEKRAPITQAIGLIDYTARFSATLERGTLDFVLTVIVPVTTLCPCSKAISIHGAHNQRGQVTLAVRFGKPIWIEDLIRLVEDSASSELYSLLKRPDEKAVTERAYENPVFVEDLVRNVAQRCDEDANILWYRVEAENFESIHNHNAYALIEKHPG